Proteins encoded within one genomic window of Cellulomonas flavigena DSM 20109:
- a CDS encoding DUF7455 domain-containing protein, whose product MDARPGWLYGGVNGTTIDSRTPLTAADRCDRCNAQAYVRVVLPVGELLFCAHHAREHAPKFASVATHVQDETDRLLAEHGAGPGSAG is encoded by the coding sequence ATGGATGCCCGACCCGGATGGTTGTATGGAGGCGTGAACGGGACGACGATCGACTCCAGGACCCCGCTGACGGCTGCCGACCGCTGCGACCGCTGCAACGCGCAGGCGTACGTCCGCGTCGTGCTGCCTGTCGGTGAGCTGCTGTTCTGCGCGCACCACGCGCGCGAGCACGCACCCAAGTTCGCCTCGGTCGCCACGCACGTGCAGGACGAGACCGACAGGCTGCTCGCCGAGCACGGCGCAGGCCCCGGCTCTGCGGGCTGA